A genomic region of Fundidesulfovibrio terrae contains the following coding sequences:
- the plsY gene encoding glycerol-3-phosphate 1-O-acyltransferase PlsY: MFAKLIWLALAYLAGSFPFGLFIAQAACNIDPRTAGSGNIGATNVARLCGTKLGVATLLLDALKGFAPVAIAWQMSDGGWFAGFAALATVCGHMFPVFLDYKGGKGVATTIGAFLALCPGAITVSGLLCAGAIAATGFVSVGSLLLAASLPFTVWWLGQGSLVPVSFAVGGLVIWKHKDNIRRLLAGEEKPWKKSKS, from the coding sequence GTGTTCGCCAAGCTCATCTGGCTCGCATTGGCCTACCTGGCCGGGTCCTTCCCCTTCGGGTTGTTCATCGCCCAGGCCGCCTGCAACATAGACCCCCGCACGGCCGGCAGCGGCAACATCGGCGCCACCAACGTGGCCCGGCTCTGCGGCACGAAGCTCGGCGTGGCGACGCTTCTCCTCGACGCCCTCAAGGGCTTCGCCCCCGTGGCCATCGCCTGGCAGATGTCCGACGGAGGGTGGTTCGCGGGTTTCGCCGCCCTGGCCACGGTGTGCGGCCACATGTTTCCCGTGTTCCTGGACTACAAGGGCGGCAAGGGCGTGGCCACCACCATCGGGGCCTTCCTGGCCTTGTGCCCCGGCGCGATCACGGTGTCCGGGCTTCTGTGCGCCGGGGCCATCGCGGCCACGGGCTTCGTGTCCGTGGGGTCGCTCCTTCTGGCCGCCAGCCTGCCCTTCACGGTGTGGTGGCTGGGACAGGGAAGCCTCGTGCCGGTGAGCTTCGCCGTGGGCGGACTGGTCATCTGGAAGCACAAGGACAACATCCGCAGGCTTCTTGCCGGCGAAGAGAAGCCCTGGAAAAAGAGCAAGTCGTGA
- a CDS encoding ribonuclease catalytic domain-containing protein — protein sequence MTTKHPSIQTVPTPGCIVEFMQGNEPHIAWVEEASGDKLRLYTLNKRETKLPSSRLLPWAGPRFEGKFTREAILEKLREHAKLREELASGVDPLEIWELAQGEVTQASAVWFAGLAFEDPDVDRVAAMGRALLGVKTHFKFQPPNFEVHPAEVVERRIAEQEAARERELVVDAGHEFFHELWTGWASGRRKDVAKLASQLDPVAAVKLEALLRGLLADAENQELAPLWQSLRKGLPEHPHQPLILATEWGIVAPHHNYLLDQAGYEPGDAWSAAFEGEIASLEKEFQAKRAEPEPVEYVSVDSPTTRDIDDAFHVEKSPEGWRVSMALARPTLSWDFEGGLGREVSRRASSLYLPEGVSHMMPERLGCGLYSLNAGEDRPALILDWTLDASGSVTDFSPRLAWVRVAANLTYEGVERTLTDGSAGASVSAAHELAGMLRAARIDRGAVVIDRPEPKIRLEGAPADIRVDIVHLEEHPEAQMTVSELMILANTSMAAWAAQHGVALMHRVQDISIPHSYSGVWTDPVDMHRVVKQLAGATMEVRPGRHASLAAEAYAPITSPLRRLTDLVNLSQVESYLASGAPRLSRDELVARMPGMAARLDAVGQVQRFRPRYWKLLYMREQSRQREFEAVAVEDCGPVAVLSLVELQMYVRCGRDTLGGSVTPGQKFWLKLGKVDPLTNEFRVLGAREAEEKPEPGDWPPQVD from the coding sequence TTGACGACCAAGCACCCGTCGATCCAAACCGTCCCCACTCCCGGCTGCATCGTGGAGTTCATGCAGGGCAACGAGCCCCACATCGCTTGGGTGGAGGAAGCCTCCGGCGACAAGCTGCGCCTGTACACCCTGAACAAGCGCGAAACCAAGCTCCCGTCCTCGCGGCTGCTGCCCTGGGCCGGCCCCCGCTTCGAGGGCAAGTTCACCCGCGAGGCGATCCTCGAGAAGCTGCGCGAGCACGCCAAGCTGCGCGAGGAGCTGGCCTCGGGCGTCGACCCGCTGGAAATCTGGGAACTGGCCCAGGGCGAGGTGACGCAGGCCTCGGCCGTGTGGTTCGCGGGCCTGGCCTTCGAGGACCCGGACGTGGACCGCGTGGCGGCCATGGGCCGGGCGCTTCTCGGCGTGAAGACGCATTTCAAGTTCCAGCCGCCCAATTTCGAGGTGCATCCGGCGGAGGTGGTGGAGCGCCGCATCGCCGAGCAGGAGGCCGCCCGCGAGCGCGAGCTGGTGGTGGACGCCGGCCACGAGTTCTTCCACGAGCTGTGGACGGGCTGGGCGTCGGGGCGCCGCAAGGACGTGGCCAAGCTCGCGTCCCAGCTCGATCCGGTGGCCGCCGTCAAGCTCGAGGCGCTGCTGCGCGGGCTTCTGGCCGACGCCGAGAACCAGGAACTGGCCCCCCTGTGGCAGAGCCTGCGCAAGGGGCTGCCCGAGCATCCGCACCAGCCGCTGATCCTGGCCACGGAGTGGGGCATCGTGGCCCCGCACCACAACTATTTGCTGGACCAGGCCGGGTACGAGCCGGGCGACGCCTGGAGCGCGGCCTTCGAAGGCGAGATCGCCTCGCTCGAGAAGGAGTTCCAGGCCAAGCGGGCCGAACCCGAGCCCGTGGAGTACGTGAGCGTCGATTCGCCCACCACCCGGGACATCGACGACGCCTTCCACGTGGAGAAATCCCCGGAGGGCTGGCGGGTGTCCATGGCCCTGGCTCGGCCCACGCTGTCGTGGGACTTCGAGGGCGGGCTCGGGCGCGAGGTGTCGCGCCGGGCGTCCAGCCTGTATCTGCCCGAGGGCGTGAGCCACATGATGCCGGAGCGCCTGGGGTGCGGGCTCTACAGCCTGAACGCCGGGGAGGACCGTCCCGCGCTCATCCTCGATTGGACGCTGGACGCATCCGGCAGCGTCACGGATTTCTCGCCCAGGCTGGCCTGGGTGCGGGTGGCGGCCAATCTTACCTACGAGGGTGTCGAGCGGACGCTTACGGACGGCTCGGCCGGGGCGAGCGTGAGCGCCGCCCACGAGCTGGCCGGGATGCTGCGCGCGGCGCGCATCGATCGCGGCGCTGTGGTCATCGACCGGCCCGAGCCCAAGATCCGCTTGGAAGGAGCGCCCGCCGACATCCGGGTGGACATCGTCCACCTGGAGGAGCACCCCGAGGCCCAGATGACCGTGAGCGAGCTCATGATCCTGGCCAATACCTCCATGGCGGCCTGGGCCGCGCAGCACGGCGTGGCGCTGATGCACCGCGTGCAGGACATCTCCATCCCACACAGCTACTCCGGCGTGTGGACCGACCCCGTGGACATGCACCGGGTGGTGAAGCAGCTGGCCGGAGCCACCATGGAAGTCCGCCCCGGAAGGCACGCGAGCCTTGCGGCTGAGGCTTACGCGCCCATCACTTCGCCCCTTCGCAGGCTCACTGACCTGGTCAACCTGTCCCAGGTGGAGTCGTACCTGGCGTCGGGAGCGCCGCGCCTCTCCCGCGACGAGCTCGTGGCGAGGATGCCGGGCATGGCGGCCAGGCTGGACGCCGTGGGGCAGGTGCAGCGCTTCCGGCCTCGCTACTGGAAGCTCTTGTACATGCGCGAGCAGTCAAGGCAGCGTGAGTTCGAGGCAGTGGCCGTTGAGGACTGCGGGCCGGTGGCCGTGCTGAGTCTCGTTGAGCTGCAGATGTACGTGCGCTGCGGCCGGGACACGCTGGGCGGTTCGGTCACGCCGGGGCAGAAATTCTGGCTCAAGCTCGGTAAGGTCGATCCCCTGACCAACGAATTCCGAGTGCTCGGCGCGCGCGAGGCCGAGGAGAAGCCCGAACCGGGCGACTGGCCGCCGCAAGTGGACTGA